In the Festucalex cinctus isolate MCC-2025b chromosome 10, RoL_Fcin_1.0, whole genome shotgun sequence genome, one interval contains:
- the LOC144027532 gene encoding small ribosomal subunit protein eS27-like isoform X1, whose amino-acid sequence MGRRRVQDLMYPSPAEEKTRHKKKRLVQSPNGYFMDVKCMGCYKITTIYSHAQTVVPCAGCSIILCRPRGGKCKLTTGCAFRRKYH is encoded by the exons ATGGGT AGACGAAGAGTTCAGGACCTGATGTACCCCAGCCCTGCTGAGGAGAAGACCAGACACAAGAAGAAGCGGCTGGTTCAGTCACCTAATGGCTACTTCATGGATGTCAAATGCATGG GCTGCTACAAGATCACTACTATCTACAGCCATGCCCAGACAGTGGTGCCCTGTGCTGGCTGCTCAATAATCCTCTGCAGGCCCCGTGGAGGGAAATGCAAACTAACTACGG GATGTGCCTTCAGGAGGAAATATCACTGA
- the LOC144027532 gene encoding small ribosomal subunit protein eS27-like isoform X2 → MYPSPAEEKTRHKKKRLVQSPNGYFMDVKCMGCYKITTIYSHAQTVVPCAGCSIILCRPRGGKCKLTTGCAFRRKYH, encoded by the exons ATGTACCCCAGCCCTGCTGAGGAGAAGACCAGACACAAGAAGAAGCGGCTGGTTCAGTCACCTAATGGCTACTTCATGGATGTCAAATGCATGG GCTGCTACAAGATCACTACTATCTACAGCCATGCCCAGACAGTGGTGCCCTGTGCTGGCTGCTCAATAATCCTCTGCAGGCCCCGTGGAGGGAAATGCAAACTAACTACGG GATGTGCCTTCAGGAGGAAATATCACTGA